In Dasypus novemcinctus isolate mDasNov1 chromosome 10, mDasNov1.1.hap2, whole genome shotgun sequence, one DNA window encodes the following:
- the LOC101434539 gene encoding olfactory receptor 5G25-like, with protein MTVVGNLGMIDLIHTSSALHTPMYFLLSALSFTDICNSSVFTPRLLISFLSTDKSISFAGCVAQMALMCIHGTGECLLLAIMAYDGYVAICHPLLYHIIMSKRLCVQLVVVTYAAGVLISAVQTGNGFNLPFCGPNTIDHYFCDIPPVLQLACSDTTMTNVILLFFTALVTVPTVLVILVSYAYILVTICRMRSLEAQRKAFSTCASHLTALFLFYGSVFLVYVQPSPESASAYNKILSVFYTIMIPMLNPLVYSLRNKDVKVAIQIRVLNLSRKGIFSKVM; from the coding sequence ATGACCGTGGTGGGAAACCTAGGCATGATAGACCTGATCCACACCAGCTCTGCCCTCCATACTCCCATGTACTTCCTCCTGAGTGCACTCTCCTTCACTGACATTTGCAATTCCTCTGTGTTCACCCCCCGGCTCCTGATCAGCTTTCTCTCCACTGACAAGTCCATCTCCTTTGCAGGCTGTGTGGCCCAGATGGCCCTCATGTGTATCCATGGCACAGGGGAGTGTCTGCTCCTGGCCATCATGGCCTATGACGgatatgtggccatctgccaccctCTTCTCTACCATATCATCATGTCCAAGCGCTTGTGTGTCCAACTGGTTGTGGTCACCTATGCTGCAGGTGTGCTCATTTCAGCCGTACAGACAGGGAATGGCTTCAATTTGCCCTTCTGTGGCCCCAACACCATTGATCACTATTTCTGTGATATCCCTCCTGTGCTCCAGTTGGCCTGCTCAGACACCACCATGACCAATGTCATCCTGCTCTTCTTTACTGCCTTGGTCACTGTCCCCACGGTCTTAGTCATCTTGGTCTCTTATGCCTACATCCTGGTCACGATCTGCAGGATGAGGTCCCTAGAGGCCCAACGCAAGGCCTTCTCTACCTGTGCCTCCCACCTCACTGCCCTCTTTCTCTTCTATGGATCTGTATTCCTTGTGTATGTCCAACCCAGCCCTGAAAGTGCCTCAGCCTATAACAAGATCCTCTCTGTGTTCTACACCATCATGATCCCCATGTTGAACCCCCTGGTCTATAGCCTAAGAAATAAAGATGTCAAGGTTGCCATACAAATTAGGGTTCTTAACCtaagcagaaaaggaattttttcaaAAGTTATGTGA